The Sorghum bicolor cultivar BTx623 chromosome 6, Sorghum_bicolor_NCBIv3, whole genome shotgun sequence genome contains the following window.
GGTTGCGCCGTCAGACGAGGTGTTGATGCTCACGCCTGCCTTGAAAGCGCCGGACAGGAGAAGCAGCGCGAAGAGGGGGCGCCGTGAATAGCTTCAGCAGAAAATACCATCGACCGACCCATCTGATCTGACTGACGTTAAAGCGAGGACTCTGAACTCTCTGAATCGTCAATCTGAATAGGCAGTTGTGTGGCCACGAACAAGATGCCACCCTTCTTCCGGTGCTCGGCGATGATGTATTCTAGCAGTGCGGTATCCTCTGCATCCAGCGCGACGGAGGGCTCGTCCAGCAGCCAGATGGGTCGGTCGATGGCGAGCAGCCTAGCGAGCTGCAGCCGCTTCCTCTGCCCCATGGAGAGCATGGCCTTCTCGTTCATGAGCCTGCCGAGGCCAATGAGCTCGATGGCCAGGCCCGACCAGCTGCCGTCGTTCCCCTCGAGGAGCTCGAACCACTGGACGTTCTCGAGAACCGTGAGCTTGTACTGCTGGAAGACGACCGGGGACATCCAGGTGAGCTGCAGCTTGTACTGCTGGAAGATGCCCGGGGAGGTGACGTCGTGGCCGTTCCAGAGGATCCCCCCGCGGCCCCGCCGAGGGGCGCGAGAAGCCCGCCAGCATGCGGAGGAGGGTGGTCTTTCCGGAGCCGTTGGCGCCGGCCAGGACGAGGGCCGTGCCGTCGTGGACGCTGAGGTTGATGTCGTGGAGCACCGTCTGCGCGTTCCGCATGCACGAGACGTTGTTGAGCAGGAGCCGCGGCGGCATGTTGCCGTGTggtcggtggctcgggggccgctGAGCCAGATGGAGGCGGACGGGTGGGCGGAGCGAGGTCGTTTGGTGGGCTCGTCGGTGGATGCGGCGGCGATAACCGATGGCTAGAGGAGTGCGGCGGCCGGCGGGTGCGGCGCGCGGAGAGGCCGAAGTGGGGGAGAAGATCTGAGGAGGGCGGGTGTTGGGACGTACGGACTACTGAGGTGTTGGTTGGGCTCAAGAGGGTGTGAGGCAGTTGGGCCTGGGCCGAGAGGGAAGGGGAGATAGTTGGACTGGGGAAATTCATTGGGAAAAAACATTTTTCCCCCTCTGCGAGCATCACCAAAAGCTACTTAAAAATTACTTGGTATAATAATGATTATGCCAATCCAACAAAATGAAAGGGAGCTATTTTTAACTTATACAATAGATTGCAATGGTTAGCTTTCTTTAAACTCAAAAAACATGCAGAAGGGTAGGAAAACCATGGCAAAGGGGGCACCTAGACTATAGCAAAAGCGAAACACATGCACATATTTATGAGTTGAGGAGATTTACCAAATGATTATATTTAAAATgtttaaatttaatttttttgaaGGGGATTTTTTGTATTTTCGCCAAATAATTAAATTAGTGAATTATTTTAGAAAACTTTTGGATATGGTCTAAACTATGGCCATGTTCTAGGATTCCTTCTCGAACTTCAACACAAGACAAAACCACCTCTATTATCTCTCAAAAAAAGTATTTAAGTTTCCTTCCTACTTGGGATGGATTAAAAATTTTGCTAAACACTTAATAATGTTTCTAAACCACAAATATCTTTAAGCTTATAAAAGTTTTGAGAAAAGATTTAGACATAGAATGGAacatgagaaaccaaaagaatTATTTAGAAATCATTACAATACTAGAAACTTTCAAATTTTAGATTTAGCTTTAGGAAATGAGTAAAATATCCATAAATTATGGAAGATTTAGCCGGAGCACGCGTGCGGCTTTGGTTTTGCACGCGGCTCCTTCGAGCGGCACTCGGCGGCCGCGCACACGCCGCGCCAAGGCGTCACTCGGCCGATTCTACATAAGCGAGGAGGACCCACGCCGAGTCGGTGTGGCTGATGGTaggcctccgccgccaccgccctTTATACCTTCTGAtttgggattttttttttgggcTAGTAATTTGCGCACGGGGAAGGGCGTGGTGGGTAATTAAGGAAATCATCGGAGAGAAAAAAAACGCGTCGGCGGAGTTTATAACGTTAATCCACTGTAGGAATTTTATAAATAGATCCGTGTTACGCGGGGATGAGGTTTTCTTACGCGTCGGTGAGATTTTTtgtagaccaaagtgagatctCCGGTTCATCAAACATATCCAACGGTGATTATTACGGCGGGTAGAGATCTTTGGGTAAAAATCGATAAAAAATTGTTGgctcttaaaaaaaagagagaaagaagaaaacaaagTAAAATCAAATCAAATAATAATAAACAATATGAATTAatgtatagatagatagattatTATATTTTAGATTTAAATATGACTTAGGAGTCGTCGTTTAGGATTCCAACTGTGGCCTGTGGGTTGTGCAGCGTGTCCTTGTGGCAGTTTGAGGGCACCTGAAGTGGCATTGCCGAAAAAAAAACCCAAACCCCACTGCTTTCCACGTTCTAGGATCCGTCTATATACCTCTCCAAAACTCAAAACCTACAAAACCGATATGGAGTTCCTGTACCGCTCCATCGACGAGCGTGGCCGCCGATCCCCGCCGCCACCAGCCGCGCCAAGTACTCCTGGCTCCGGATCGGCAGGTGAGATACCCTAGACTCCTATCCCGATCGCTCTCTCAGTTAATGTTCAGTCGATTGATCGATCTCCCTGTCTCACCTGCTTACTGCTTTTGCATCCATATCCTGTGCGATTCCACCAGACAGCCATCACGGCGATGGTCCAACAGAGCGCGCGGGAAATTCAGCCGTGACGCTATGGCAGCCTGATCTGCCGCCACCGGAGACGGCGgcggccgacgccgacgagctgcGGCGGCAAGCGGAGAAAGCGAGGATCAGGGAGCGGATCCTCAGGGAGGAAGCGGCGCACTGGGAGCTCGAGCTGGAGGTGCGCAGCGAGTTAAGGGAGCAGATGCTGCGTCTGTCGTGGCCTGTGCTTGGGCGATCGGCGAAGGGATCTGACATGCCGGCGGCTCTGTCGATGGGAACTGTTGCCGCCGCCAACTCAATACTGCCTGTTGTTGCACTTGAGGTCTGTTGTCTTTTGGCCTTTTGTGTTTGATCACAGTTTTTGTTTCTCCCTAGCTTCTTGCCTCATATTTTCTATGTTGCATCATGGTATCTTTCTGATCGAATGGAATCTACGTCAGATTAAATCTCAGCCATAGTTACTGATGCGATAGATTTTTCATCCCCGAGGGATGGGCACAATTCGATGCATCATTCAGTCTTTTGTTGCTTTGATTTGAATTGCTTAAAACATGGTCCTTCCCGGTTGAAGCACATATTTATGCCTAAAATATTAAAATTCACTTAGGTAGGCCATTTGAATGTTTAAAGCATAAACCTTAAGTGAAGCTTCTATATAACATATAAAATTTGTTGTTTCTTAAACTAATTTGAATGGTAAAATTTTCCATAGAAGTGTCGAGTGTAAATAGTATAATCATAAACAATGGTCATGTTTAGCTGTTTGTCAAAAGTGTGCCTTTCTTGTTAAGTTCTGCAGAATTTTGTTGTTCCATTTGGTGTGGTTTATTGGTTAGCGATGATTATAACCGCTGGTGCCATAATGTTTATTTCTGTTTGCTAGAGATTGTCATGGAGCCATGGATAGATATATTTGGTGTGGTTTATTGGTTAGTGATGCTTATAACCGCTTGCAACAGTATGCCATAATGTTTATTTCTGTTTGCTAGAGTATGTCATGGAGCCATGGATAGATATATTTGGTGTGGTTTATTGGTTAGTGATGCTTATAACTGCTTGCAACAGTATGCCACAGTTTTTGTTTCTCGTCGCTAGAATGTCACGGAGTCATCGATAGAGCAGACCTAATTGGGATTTTTTTTACTTTGTTCATCTTCAAAAGTTAAGATAAATATGCATGCGTTGTGGGGAACTACATTAGCATAAATGTAGTAAAAGAAAATTCGTGTAGGTGAAAATCATATGCATTATTGATGCCATTTCATTCTTGGTATGGCCTAAAATGATCGATGTTGAATCATTTTGCTCATAGGCACAGTTTTGAGCACGAGGGTGTGGTGTTGCACTATAGTGGAACTATTTTTCAGCTTTTTATTATATGGAATGATCAGAAACTGAAGAAAATAGTGTATCGTATACGAAGTTTGTGCCCTCATTGTTGATACTTCAGAATTTATTTCTACTCAAACACCTTGGGCTGAAGGAATTCTTTCTGATATTTAAATTGTGTTTTTTCTTCCCTAATACTCCCTCCGGTCCATTTTATCTGGTGCACAtttatatcaaaattcaaactttaaaaactttGACCAATAATTAGGCTAATATTTTTTTAACTATTATAATACAAATTTTATATGATTAGATTTGTAAGGATTATACTATCCACTAATTataagtttataagcataaataatataatataaatcaAATGTATGGTCAAAGTGCAATCTAGAAGACCTGCCATTCTATCTTGCGGGAGTATTTGCAAACTGCCACCATGATTTAAACACAAATTTTGGATAATAAattcaaagctttgttgtcagaTTGCAGACTTTGCAATACAAGCTTCAGATTTTTTTCAGTTTTGACGCTGTTGGATGTAAAATTGTAAAACCTTAAGACgtctaacaaaattgtcatatGCAATATCACCCAAAAAAATACCCTAAACATGAATAGCTATGTGATAAGGAGTACAGAAAAAACATGACTAGTTGCTCTCACAATATCCATGCAATTCTGTTGTTTTTGCCTGAAAAAGCTAAGTTGTAGTTCATTATAGTAAAAGAAGTAGACAAATCTAATGATGTACTGGCGTTTTGAACATTTTTTAAGAGTTCTGTTTTGATGTGTGTTGTTAATTATGATGTTTCTGTCATTATTATTTGAAGTTGCGGCTACTTTTGTTTGCTCATCTAGAAGAAACTCTCTTGCTGGTTGTGCAGGCCCACTCAAAAGCAAACGCACTAGCAACCGCGCCAACCAAACGGAAGAGCCCTGATCGTGCCACTGGAGCATTGTTGGTTCCAAGCAGCAAGAAGCAGAAGAGTGCATTAACCTGCATGGTGTGTGGCATCACCGCAAACAGCGAGAAGGCCATGCAAGACCACCTCAATGGGAAGGTGCACAAGAGGAAGGTGGTAGCACTTCCGGAGCTGCAGAAGCTAGTGCCAGAGACAGTGCAAGAGAGAGGGCTCGAGGCAGGGGAGAAAGAGGCAATGGCAATGGAGTCATTGGGAGATTACAAACCGACGAAGTTCATGATGGCGACGACTGCAGGAGAGCAGAACGAAGTGACACAGATGGATGGGTACCTACTCTGTGAGTTGTGCAATGTGCGGACATCAGACCGTGTTACCATGATGTGCCACCTTCAAGGGAGCAAACACATCTCCAATGGCCAGAAGAAGCGTCAACCCTCCAGCAAGCCATTGAGTAAGGCGAAGGGTATAGTTAGTGCTGCCACTTCAGCTATTGGCAGTGCTGATCCTAAAAAGCTGGTTCTAGAGGATTTCAGTGTGCCGCTGCCACACATGGTGCGGCGCTTGGATGGCTTTCTGCTCTGCGAGCTGTGTGATGTGAAGGCCCCATCGATGAATGGCATGCGTCAACACTTGTCAGGGAAGCAGCACAAGAATAAGGAGAATGCCAGCTCTGATGCCTCTGTCGACGTGTCCACAGGTGAAGAGGAAGCAGCCAAAGCACAGCCGGTAGACACGGACATGACTGTCATCTCTGACACGGCAGCAAAGGTGGAAGCTCCATTGGAGAAGTCCTTGCAACCAAAGCTTAGTGATGACAGTGAGGTGCAAGAAATGACCGTGGCACCACCAAAAGAAGACGCCCCCACTGGGGACAATGCTAAGACCGCTGGAATGGAAATGATGAAAAACAGTGCAACTTCTGTTGGGGCTCAGCTTAATAATGTCTCTAATTCTGACTCGGTGACCATGGAAGTAGACGGTCTGATGCACCCTCTCTCCCGAGTGGATGGCTTCCTCGTCTGCCTGAGCTGCAACGCAAAGGCACCAACTGAGACCATCATGCAGTCTCACCTAGCTGGAAAAAAGCACAAGCGCAAGATGACACTcggtgcacaaggaaacaatgACTTGTCTGTCCTTGCCACCGAGGCTGATGAGGTGCAAGACAGCAGCTCAAAGTCCACGAAAGCCAATTAATATGGAGGCTGGATCAGTGCCACAGGCAAAAACTGCTGcaatggcactcatggcagtaGATCAACCAGCAGAAGCTCAAGTTGATACCTGCATTGTTGAACCAGCTGAGGATTGCGAGATTACTGAGGAAGTTGAAGGAGAGCAAGCAGCTGCCGGCTCCAATGGCTCTGTGACTCAAACCAAGGAATCTGTGAGAACAAATGACACCACTGCTGTGCctggcaagccaatcaagatccAGGTGGAGGGCAAGGTTTTTACCGTGACGCAGCAGGAGAGTGGCAGTCTCTCGTGCGAGGTGTGTGGCATACATGGATGCGACAAAGAAAGCATGATTCTGCACCTCTACACTAGCACACACTCAGCATGGCAAGCGAGGGTTCTGGACTTCTGGTGGACTGAGAAGTGGCAGTCGGGGTGTGTGATCATAAATAGCTTGAATGTAGCATATTGACTATTACTACTTCTTGAGTCTGTAGGTACTCCCATGACTATATATGTTCTTTTATAAGGATATATGACTATGGTTCATTTCTTTTCTGTGATACATGCTGGCACTATTATTGTTAGGATATAGTTTGGCGAATTGGCATGGTTGGGGATGGCCTGCATACTGCAGAGTGATTGAATTGTTTTGGCAAAGTTGAATCTGGGTTAGCACCTACTGCCACTTCTTCAGCTTCCAGCGATTGAGCCCTTGCTTTGTTGTTACTGCTTACCTGCAATTTACAGGTACATAGATAGACATCACTAATTGCTGCACTCAGTTGATAAAGCTGTGGTTATTCATGTCTGTAGTAAGTTGTCAGTATCCAAAAGAAGCCATCTTTGTAATCTGTAATAACTCAACTTCTATGAGCACGGCTACAGGATTATGCATGCTGTTGGTCCTTCCTGTCAGTAGTTTCTGCATGTTTTCAGAATTTTTTTCTTCCCTCATGTCCATATACATATCATATACAAACATTCTGCATATGTCCCAGATTTTATTAATTGCACGACTGCTGTTCGTATATCATATATCTTGCTTGAAAGTTGGATAACAGTATATTTTTTATCATGTGCTTTTGGGAACTAAATATATttgggaaaatcttgaaaaatatttgaGAACTCTCAAATCTgggacatcgaatctttagacacatgcatggagtattaaatatagataaaaaattaactaattacatactatgcatgtaatttgcgagacgaatcttttgagcctagttagtctataattggacaataattatcaaatacaaatgaaagtgctacagcagccaaacccaaaatttttcaccaactaaacaaggtccagTGGCTGTATCTCATCCTCATGAAAATGGAACAGATTGCTTCCTGGTGCTGGCAGGGTAGTCTGAGAAGAAATATTAGAGTTAGATTTGTTCGTGATACTATTTATGAACTGAGAAGATGATGTGCATGCCTGAGCTGGCGAGTGTGGAGATGAGATCACCAGTTTCCTTGGAACAAGACGCAGGAAATCTGGTGAAACTAGAGAGTTATCTATGACGCTATCATCCAATCCATCGGAGAGCTCTCAGTGGTGTAAGCTGCAAAATAGGTACTCGCTGTatctgtggtatttgtggtgttTTCATCTGAAGAGGTGGCCATCATGATAGGAAGGATATGAGATGCACTCAAGGAAGGAGGAACCTATGTGGGTGGCTGATATGTGGATTGATCAGAGCTATTGCCATCAGCGGCGATCAGATCATTTTGTGGATTTAGGAAGCTGTTTGTCTAAGTGGACGAGGGTGGGGATGGGACAGACAGGTCTATGAAACCTTTGAGATTAACTTCAAAGATCGTGCCAATAAGGCCAGAATCATCGATCATGATTCTTCTAGGGATTCTATTCTTTCTGATGTGAAGGACTAGTGAGATATTGGAAAATTAGTACCAGAAATACTAACTGGCTCTATTAAAACTACTGCTCCATAAGGATAGAAATTAAAGCAGCTTCAATGAAACACTTGTGCCAATATTCAGATGGGAAATCTAGTATTTCTAGGTTCAAAAGGTAGCCCTTATCTAGAACAATCCTATTATCAGTCATATCATGAGGAGCTATATTAGATTAACAGTGTATTCCTCTGTCCTTCCCAAGAGACAGGGATCTGACCATGTTTAAGGGCGAACTGACAATGAATAGGTGTTCTAAAGATGACAAGAGCATTTGCATGTGAGGATTGCACCAATCCAAAATATAAATCATTGTTCCATGTATAGGGTGATTGCCTACCTTTGTGATGTCGATTCGTATCCGTACACTTgactatatatagagagagaagtCGCGATGATCATCGTGGAATCAAATCTGAGACGTACGAGAGCCTCGTGTTTGCAcgacgagacgagacgagacgCGGCGCGCGGAAACTTGGTCATCTGCCTGTGTCAATCGACAGCCGTCCCGCCGGATCCATGGCGACGAACGACTTCGTGGCATCAGATTATCACCTAGCTATTGTTGCGGAagcagaggaggagggggacgGGGACAAGAAGTGCAACCTGTTCCGCTGCTTCTGCTGCTGGGGCAAGTACTGCAGGCCCCACGTCCCGCGCTTACCTGCCGGCAGGGACCTCCCATCCGACGCCGGCGACGACCACCACACGTGGTCGGTCCTCGTCGGCTGCATCTCCGCCAAGGAGCCGTTCCACAACCTTCGCCTCCACCGCTTCCGCGTCGCCGCCTCCGGCCGGGTCATCGGCCGCACCGACGACGCGCTGGAGCCCGTGCTCGCGGTGTCTCCGGgcggggacgacgacgacgacggcaagACGTTCATCGCCAGCGCCTCGGTCGCCTTGGcccccggcgccggcggcctcGGCCGGCTGTACGGATGCTACACGCAGGAGCCGGGATTCGACGGGGCCATCATCCGCAGCGCCGCCGACCTGCCGCCCGCCGACGCCCAGCCGCAGCTTCCATACAGAGCGTTCGCCGTGGACCTGGACACCGAGAGCCTGCTGTCCCCTCCGCCGCCTCCCCTCCCTTTCTTGTACGGGACATACGGAACTGTCTCGGCGCATGGTAAGCTCTGGGCGCCATCGGTCGTCAGCTTCGAGCAAAGCCTCAGCGTGCGCGTCGTCATGCACCGGCTGGAGCTGGACGATGATGACGCCAGCTGGGGCGAGGCTGCCAGCGTGGACATGCCTCCAGTGCACCCCCGTCCGTATCTCGAGGGCTACGCCGTGATCGGCGACAGGTTCATCCTGCTGTCCCTCAGCGACTCCACTTTCTTCTGCTTCGACTGCGCCACCACCGGCGGCGGCACCTTGACCCCGGTCAAGACTGCCGGCGGCAAATCCTCCTCCAAGTACATCCCCATCTGCGGCAAGGCGGTGCATCTCGCCGGAGTCGGAGACGACATGGTGGTCTACTTCATCCAGCGCACCATGCTGTTCGAGTACAGGTTATCGGAGgacgaggaggggaagctgtTCATCGCGCCGCCCGTGGAGGTTGAGGCTCTGTGGCCGTACCACTACGAAGGGTACGGGAAGGTCGTCCACCTTGCTGGCCGCATGCTGTGCGCCGTCTGGATGAACGTGTACCTGCCCTGCGGCTGCGCTCAGCGGCACGCCCTCATCCCACGTGTATCACATAAGTGTTGCAAGAGGCAAGTTAACAACGTGCCACAAACAGATGCTGcagccactcttgtctttcgaaACTGTTACACCTGGAGAGTGTGCAGTGGACGATCCGCCGGCATGGCATTTCGTGCAGCAGCAAGCAGGGCCCAACAACAAGCTCTACGTCATCCCATCTGACCCAGCGCAAAACCACTACGAGGTCGACGTCAGCACCATGCTTTGCAGCGTTATCGAGCTGGAACGCCCTCACGATGGCGGCGCGTGCTTCTCTGTGGTCTCTCGAGCTGGTCACCACATTGTCGCCCTGGGTGACACTCTGCAGGATGTCTACGTGCTCGACGAACCGGCGCTCAAGTGGCTTCCAGTGCCGGTGACATCGTCGTTTCCGGGCTCCGTGGATTTGGCTCGGAAAGTCAACATTACTGGATTTGTGGACCTTGTCCACGACGACATCCTTGTGGTGTCGGATGCTGACGTGGCGGGATGCTTCTTACTTGACCTAAGGAGGAAGGAGTGGTTTGTTGTAAAGCCTCCGCCAGGCATGTGGCAGAGAGTCGAAGGCGTGCT
Protein-coding sequences here:
- the LOC8074737 gene encoding zinc finger protein 346, producing MEFLYRSIDERGRRSPPPPAAPSTPGSGSADSHHGDGPTERAGNSAVTLWQPDLPPPETAAADADELRRQAEKARIRERILREEAAHWELELEVRSELREQMLRLSWPVLGRSAKGSDMPAALSMGTVAAANSILPVVALEAHSKANALATAPTKRKSPDRATGALLVPSSKKQKSALTCMVCGITANSEKAMQDHLNGKVHKRKVVALPELQKLVPETVQERGLEAGEKEAMAMESLGDYKPTKFMMATTAGEQNEVTQMDGYLLCELCNVRTSDRVTMMCHLQGSKHISNGQKKRQPSSKPLSKAKGIVSAATSAIGSADPKKLVLEDFSVPLPHMVRRLDGFLLCELCDVKAPSMNGMRQHLSGKQHKNKENASSDASVDVSTGEEEAAKAQPVDTDMTVISDTAAKVEAPLEKSLQPKLSDDSEVQEMTVAPPKEDAPTGDNAKTAGMEMMKNSATSVGAQLNNVSNSDSVTMEVDGLMHPLSRVDGFLVCLSCNAKAPTETIMQSHLAGKKHKRKMTLGAQGNNDLSVLATEADEVQDSSSKSTKAN